Proteins encoded together in one Oryzias latipes chromosome 11, ASM223467v1 window:
- the mrpl36 gene encoding 39S ribosomal protein L36, mitochondrial — protein sequence MAPLVLKHLASALARQMSVFRGSSLAALRCFSRPPTLPPLLLPASSSCGPLAQVATSLLGRCQHHPCIQPTAGMKTKSALKRRCKDCFFVRRRGHLFVFCKTNPRHKQRQG from the coding sequence ATGGCCCCCCTCGTGCTGAAACACCTGGCTTCTGCCCTGGCTCGCCAAATGAGTGTTTTCAGGGGCTCCTCGCTAGCTGCTCTCAGATGCTTCAGCAGACCCCCGACTCTCCCCCCTCTGCTGCTGCCAGCATCCAGCTCCTGCGGCCCCCTGGCTCAGGTTGCCACCTCTCTGCTGGGGCGGTGTCAGCATCATCCTTGCATCCAGCCGACAGCAGGGATGAAAACCAAGTCCGCCCTGAAGCGACGCTGCAAAGACTGTTTCTTCGTTCGGAGGAGGGGGCACCTGTTTGTGTTCTGCAAGACCAACCCCAGACACAAGCAGAGGCAGGGATGA
- the ndufs6 gene encoding NADH dehydrogenase [ubiquinone] iron-sulfur protein 6, mitochondrial has translation MTLRVTAGNMAAALGRLLSFSKNARVLRSTLTPVHRYSVEVSSAGEPITHTGQVFDVNDPRRARFVGRQKEVNKNFAIKLVAEEPVAEVGVRVVSCDGGGGALGHPKVYINLDKDTKVGTCGYCGLQFKQKH, from the exons ATGACTCTGAGGGTGACTGCTGGAAACATGGCGGCCGCGTTGGGAAGACTGTTGTCCTTCAGTAAAAACGCAAGGGTGTTGAGATCGACGCTCACACCTGTTCACCGCTACAGTGTGGAGGTTTCCAGCGCCGGGGAACCCATCACTCACACCGGACAG GTGTTTGACGTAAACGATCCCAGGAGAGCCAGGTTCGTTGGCAGACAGAAGGAG GTGAACAAGAACTTTGCCATCAAGCTGGTGGCAGAAGAGCCGGTGGCAGAAGTTGGAGTCAGAGTGGTGTCGTGcgatggagggggaggagctctcGGACACCCCAAAGTCTACATCAACCTG gaTAAAGACACAAAAGTGGGAACATGTGGATACTGTGGACTACAGTTTAAGCAGAAGCATTGA